A region of Rhabdothermincola sediminis DNA encodes the following proteins:
- a CDS encoding PstS family phosphate ABC transporter substrate-binding protein, which yields MRSNRRPGSAISIKDKEGSFIGPTPATIADGTYPLSRSLYVYVNKSKADTNAAVADYIDFHLSDDGLKAVEEAGHISLPVEQI from the coding sequence GTGCGATCGAACAGACGACCCGGGTCGGCGATCTCGATCAAGGACAAGGAGGGCAGCTTCATCGGCCCGACGCCCGCGACGATCGCCGACGGCACCTACCCCCTTTCCCGCTCGCTGTATGTCTACGTGAACAAGAGTAAGGCGGATACCAACGCTGCGGTCGCGGACTACATCGACTTCCACCTCTCCGACGACGGCCTGAAGGCGGTCGAGGAGGCGGGCCACATCTCGTTGCCGGTGGAGCAGATCTGA
- a CDS encoding NUDIX hydrolase — MGGDRQVDVAARASAGEDGTYEVEAAGGVVCRLHGGGWQVALVHRPKYDDWTFPKGKLEPGELAEQAALREVEEETGLVCRLGEELLPVSYLDQQRRRKRVRYWVMTVEGGAFEPNTEVDELRWLDLETAHDQLTYPHDRAVLESFTCS, encoded by the coding sequence GTGGGTGGTGATCGGCAGGTGGACGTCGCGGCTCGTGCGAGTGCAGGCGAGGACGGTACCTACGAGGTCGAGGCTGCGGGAGGTGTGGTCTGCCGCCTCCACGGCGGCGGGTGGCAGGTGGCACTCGTCCATCGCCCCAAGTACGACGACTGGACCTTCCCCAAGGGCAAGCTCGAGCCCGGCGAGCTGGCGGAGCAAGCTGCCCTACGAGAGGTCGAGGAGGAGACCGGCTTGGTGTGCCGGCTCGGTGAGGAGCTGCTCCCGGTCAGCTACCTCGACCAGCAGCGGCGTCGCAAGCGGGTGCGTTACTGGGTCATGACCGTGGAGGGAGGGGCATTCGAACCCAACACCGAGGTCGACGAGCTGCGATGGCTGGACCTCGAGACGGCGCACGACCAGCTCACCTACCCCCATGACCGGGCCGTCCTGGAGTCGTTCACCTGCTCGTAA